The following nucleotide sequence is from Nitrospirae bacterium YQR-1.
GAGAAGCGGAGGCCGCCAGTTCTGGCATGTTTACGGAATTCTTAAAGACACAAGTCCTGACGCTTTTTTGCCGACACACGGCTACGCTGCTGTTATCTGCTCAGTGGTTACAGTGTTGTTTTATGGCTTGATAGGGCTGCTGTTTTGGAGCATTATGAAACTTGAAAAGATGGCGGAGAAAGGGAGGGCTCAAACATGAAAGGCGGTGTGCTGAAGTTATTGATAGCAGTGGTAGGCCTCAATGTGTTTTTTGCCTATATAGGTTTATATTTTTTACCCCAGTCTGAGTCACGTCCTCCTAAGGAGTCAAAGATAGAGAAGGGTATCTCCCAGGAAGACCTGATAGCAGTGGGAGAACAGATAGTTTTTGGTAAAGGACAGTGCATGGTCTGCCATCCGGTAAAAACAGAGGTTGGAATGCGTGCCCCTGCAATATCCACAATAGGTGCTGAAATGGACAAGAGCGCCAAAGAAAGAAATATGAAATTTGACTCTTATGTGTTTGAGGCATTGGTTAACCCGGCTGAATATATTCAGAAGGGATTTGAAAACATGATGCCGTCAATCCATAAGCCTCCTACCTCGCTGACTGAGGGCGAGTTGATTGCAGTGTCTGCATATTTACAGAGCAAGGGAGCCAAGGTTGACCTGTCCTATCCTGAATCGGTCCCTGTGCTGCAAGCAGAAATTGACAAAGAAGCCAAAAAAGGAGGTAAATAATAGGAATGCTGAAAATTTATCCTATAATTGCTGCCATTGGGCTTTTAATAACGGTGGTTTCTGTTTTTAAGAAATCTCCATTTTTTAATTTCCTTGGTTTGCTTACACTTATCTATGGCCTCTTGAAAAGCGCAGGGCTTTTTATGCCGCCTTTTCCGGGACAGGTTATAACAATGTACATGGCAATGTCGGTGTTTTCACTGTTTATTTATTTCTCGATTCAAGAAAAGACCTTTGAGGCTTTTCTTGAGCCGATGAGGGCTGTTTTGGCCGATGACAATAAATTAATTCTGAGAATACTGATTGTGTTTATCGCTATCCCTGTATTTGCCGGGTATATCACTTATGAAAAGGTGAAACCCAACTATGAGCCTCCCGTATCTGCAAGGATAGTGCACCCGGAGCCGGTCTCCTCGATAGAGTTCAGGGGAAAACCCATTACCATTATCGGGCTTGAAAATCCGCTGAGAAAGGATACGGCCAATTTTGAAAAGAATTTTGAGGCAGGCAAGAAAATCTATTATCAGAACTGTTTTTATTGCCACGGTGACGATCTTGACGGCAGAGGACACCTTTCGCAGGGCTATAACCCGGTACCGCTTCCTTTCAGAGGGACTGACACTATAGCGCAGTTGCCTGAGTCCTTTGTGTTTTGGCGTGTAGCTAAGGGCTGGAGAGGATTACCTTCCGGCAGCGGCCCGTGGAATTCCTCGATGCCTTCTTTTGAGGATTTCCTTACGGAAGATGAAATCTGGCAGGTTATAATATTCATTTATGAAGCCACGGGCAATAAGCCGAGAAGTTAACTAACACAGAGGAGTTGAAAAATGAAGAGAATTCTTTTAACGATACTACTGACTGTGGTTTTATGCTCGGCGTGGTATTCACCTGCAGGGGCTGATGACAGTCAGGGCAAGAAACTTTATAATGGATGGTGCGCGCAGTGCCACGGTTATGATGGGGATGCAAAATCTTACACTGATAAATTTTCAGTGCCAAAGCCCAGAGATTTTACAATGGGTACTTATAAATTCAGATCAACTCCATCCGGGGATCCTCCGACTGATGCAGATATCACAAAAGTTGTAAGAGACGGCAACCCTGGTACTTCTATGCCGCCATGGGACAGATTTACAGACGATGAGGTAAAAGCCATTGTTGCTCACGTTAAGACATTTGCCCCTGATGCTTTTAAGGATGCCGGTAAGCCTATAACTATAGGGACACCTCCTAAGGCCAGCGCTGATTTGATAGCAAAGGGCAAAGAGCTGTTTAACAAAGCAAAGTGTGTTGAGTGCCACGGCACGGCAGGGCGCGGCAATGGAGAGAAGGGCTGGCAGGATAATTTCAAAAACGATTGGGGCGATTCGATAATGCCTGCCGACTACACCCATCCGTGGGAATTAAGAAACGGTTCAGCGGTGGAGGACATTTACAGAACAATATCGGTAGGACTAAGCGGCACGCCTATGACCTCCTATATGGATTCTCTTAAGGATGAGGACAGGTGGGCATTGGCCGTGTTTATAAAGTCTTTACAACAACAGAGAAAGCTGGGCGTGGCGTTAAAGGTCAAAAAAGCCGCCTCGATACCGGCAAAAGCAGATGACCCGGCATGGGACAGTGTTGAGTTTATGGACTTGCCGATGGGTGGGCAGCTTATGTTTGAGCCACGTGATTTTACTCCTCTTATCACAAATGTTCGCGTAAGAGGGCTCTATACTGACAAGGAGCTTGCCTTTATGGTGGAGTGGAGCGATAAAAAACCCAACAATGGCTCAGATGGTAAACCTGCTGATTCTATTTGGATACAGTTTCCGGTAAAGGTTACAGAGGCTGTGGAAAAACCCTATTTCTTTATGGGAGACAAAAAACATCCGGTGTTTTTATGGAACTGGAAAGCTTCCGCAGCTGGCGACGTTGTTGAGCAGATTGCTAAGGGAAATGAAAATGTTGAGGATTTACCAAAAAAGGATGTTACAGTTATTACAAGTTACAACGACGGCCTCTATAGGGTGGTCTATAAGAGAGCGTTGAAAACAGGTGGTAAAGATGACTTTGAGGTTATCCCCGGCAAGTTTGTACCGTTTTCTATAGCGGCCTTTGACGGCCAAAATGGGGAGAGCGGTATTAAGGGTGCAGTTTCAGCATGGTATTACCTTATGCTTGAACCTTCAACTCCTTTAAAGGTATATGTGCTTCCGCCGCTTGTTGCGCTTTTTGTTCTTGTTGGCGGTGTTTCGCTTAGCAGGAGTTTAAAGTCTAAAAAATAATGGCAGGCTTAAGGGGTATCAGTCATTGGGCTTTAGCCTTGTTATTTTTAGTTATAGTTGGTTGCTCTAAAGGGGAGGATACAAAGTATCCTCCCCTTTCATTGGACAGAAGCAGTGTGTGCAGTGTGTGCGGCATGATACTTCTGGATTTCCCCGGCCCCAAGGCACAAATGATTTATACAAATAACCGCAATGATTTCTTTTGCGGCACGTTGGATTTATTTACATTTTATCTACAGCCGGACAGCCCCAAAAATATAGCTGCAATCTATGTTAATGACATGGGCAAAGAGGACTGGAATAAGCCCACAGGGCACTGGATTGATGCAAGGAGCGCTTTACTGGTATATGGGGGAGAGGTAAGGGGCGCTATGGGAGACGTGCTGGTGCCATTTTCTGTAGAATCACAGGCAAATGATTACATAAAGAAATACCGCGGTAAATTAGTTGGTTTTAATGACGTCAATATGGATATGTTACGCCCTTTTATGTCAGGGCATCATAAGAAATAGTACAAGTGCCCTCAGGCCGGTTGGTACAGCATTTTGGAGCTTGCCACCTCGTTCCTCTTTTGACTGCAACCCTGTAAGAGTTTTCATTTGAGAAAATAAAAAAAGTGACTTTGTTTAAATAAATATGCTATTATCAAAAGCAAATATGACAGCGACTCTGTAGCATCACGGATGCAGTAAAAAAAAGCACAGTATTTTTGAAAAATGTTAAACGTCATCCGTTAGGATTTTACAGCGGCAACTACAAGGGTTGATAACTTTCTTAAATGCAGTCGGGCAATGGCCCTGTGCAACGGAGCTGTGTGAACCCCGTCAGGTCCGGAAGGGAGCAGCGGTAAGCGCTTGCTGCGTGTGCCACAGTAAGTCTTTGCCCGGTTGCATTGAGGAAAGATTGTTCACCTCATAATCTCTGTTGACGGAGCGTGTTTTTTTGGCTTATATAGTTTTAGCAAGGAAATGGAGACCCCAATCGTTTGATGACTTAACAGGTCAGGAAACTGTAGCTAAGATACTCAGAAATGCACTGGCCGAAAAAAGGGTTGCTCATGCTTACCTCTTTTCCGGTCCAAGAGGTGTGGGGAAAACCACAACAGCGAGGATTTTTGCTAAAGCCCTCAACTGTGAACGTGGCCCTACCCCTGAGCCGTGCCTTAAATGCCCACAGTGCCTCTCTGTTGCAGGGGGCTCATTTCTCGATGTTATCGAAATAGACGGTGCTTCCAACACCGGTGTTGATGACGCCCGGGATATCAGGGAAAAAGTAAAATACACTCCCTCATCCGGCAAATACAAGGTTTACATAATTGATGAGGTGCATATGCTTTCGGTACAGGCTTTTAATGCACTTCTTAAAACTCTTGAGGAACCTCCCCCTCATGCCGTCTTTATTATGGCAACCACATCTCCGCAAAAGGTCATACCCACTGTGCTGTCCCGTTGTCAGCATTTACAGTTCAAACGAATACCGTCTGAGAAAATCATAGAGAGAATTACACATATTACTACAACAGAAGGCTTCAGCATTACAGCAGAGGCGGCAAATTTATTGGCAAAGGCCGCTGACGGCAGCATGAGAGATGCACTGACGCTGCTTGACCAGATTGTTTCCATCTCCCCGGAAATTACACAATCCAGCGTGAACACTCTCCTTGGGCTCGTTAACATTAATGTTGTAAAAGATGTTTTTGAAAGTCTGTTTACAGGAGATAGAAAGGCAATCCTTCAGTGGGTTGATTATCTCTATGAAAATGGCTACGATTTAAAGATATTTCTCAGAAATCTTATTGATTACACAAGGGATGTGCTGGTCTCACTTTATGTAAATCCTCAGGATAACCCACACCGTAAGCTGTGTTCTGAGGAGCTGGTGGTTGTGCTTCTTAGTGAGCTTGTTAAGGCGGATGGATTATTAAAAACAGCATTTTCAACGCGCATAGTGCTTGAGATGTTTTTAATAAAGGCGAGTTTTTTGTCCGATCTCAAGCCCATTGCCGGATTGATTGAAGAGTTTAAATCTATGAGTGCAAAAGGTGCAGACAACGCACCCCCTGCAGGGCAAACACAACCAGATACACTGAAAAGGGAAAAACTAAATCACGAAGATAAAAAAACAGTTGAAATTGAGAAGACTGAAAGTAAAGTACCACAGATGGAAGATATAGTTGAAAGTGTGGAAAATAAAACAGAAACTGCATCGGCGCTAAGCGTGGAGCCGGCAGGGGATATACCGGCAAAGCCTGAGACTGTGGTAAGTTTGTGGGAAAAATTGCTTGATGTTATAAGTGATGAAAACTCTCCTCTGTGGTCAAGACTAAAAGAAGCGGCGGCGGAGGTGACTGAAGACAAGGTTACGTTGTCCTACGGGGCCGGCCTGGATATACATAAGCAGCCAATTTTAAAACATGTCACTTATATAGAGGGGATTTTAGAGAAATTGTCCGGCAATAAATATAAGTTAATATTTAAGGAAGGCAAAAAAGTGGATAAACCGAAACCGGACTTAAAGCAGGCTGCACTTTCAGACCCCAGAGTAAAAGAGGCGATGGATCTTTTTGACGCTACCTTTGTAAAAGTGGAGCCGAGGGAAAAGGCTGGAAAATAGAATAAATAAACACACGGAGGAATGATGTCCAAAAAAATGCTTGGCAATATAATGAGAGAAGCGCAGAAGCTTCAAGAAAAGATGATGAAAATGCAGGAGGAGGCAAGCCAGAAAACGGCTGAGGCAAGTGCCGGCGGGGGCATGGTAACAGCAGTGGCAAGTGGTGCAGGAGCGATAGTATCTATAGCGATTGACAAAGAGGTGGTAAACCCCGATGATGTGGAAATGCTTCAGGACTTAGTCGTAGCGGCTTGTAATGAGGCATTAAAGAGGGCACACGATCTCGTGCAGGATGACCTTTCAAAGGTAACGGGAGGACTTCAGTTACCGGGGATGCCGGATATTTCCGGTTTGTTTGGCAAGTAACACACGGTATGTCACAGGGAATAATCGAAACACTTGTTAATGAGCTAACCAGACTGCCCTCAATAGGCAGAAAGACTGCGCAACGGCTGGCTTTTTTTATTCTATCTATGCCCGATGACGAGGCAAAATCAATAGCAGGAGCAATTTTAGCTGTTAAGGAAAGGGCACGCCTTTGTAGTGTTTGTTTTAATATCGCAGAGGGGTTGACGTGTGCGCTGTGTGCTGATACGTCAAGGGATAGTGATAAAATATGTGTAGTTGAGGAGCCCGGCAGTATTGCGGTTATAGAAAAAACAGGGTTTTTTAAGGGCCTCTATCATGTATTGCACGGCAACCTCTCGCCAATTGACGGTATAACCCCTGAGAAACTTAAATTAAACGCTCTCACAGAGAGGGTACGAACCGGTACGATTTCTGAGGTTATTCTTGCCACAAACCCAAACACAAAGGGTGAGATGACAGCCCAGTACATAGCCAATCTGCTCAGACCCTTTAATATATCCATAACGAGAATTGCGTACGGACTTCCCATGGGCGGCGACATAGAGTTTGCTGATGAGGTAACTATGGGAAAATCCTTTCAGGGAAGGACTAATCTCTGATCTTCCGTGGTATTTAGATTATTACCTGTGGTATGATAGTTAACTTTTCCTCTAACCCACGGAAACCTGTAGGTAGCAATATTAATCTGTTGATAAAAGAAACAAACCCCAACGCAAACGGATTCTGGAATAAATTTTGAATTGATAAAAACACTGGTAAATGTTAGAATAAATAACTTAAAATTTTATAAAGCAGGGAAGTGCCGATTATGCGAGTTGATGATATACGTTTAGGTTTAACTTTTGATGATGTACTCTTAGTGCCGCGCAAGTCCAGCGCATTGCCGTCTGAGGTAAACGTTGAGACCTGGCTTACAAAAGACATTAAAATGAACATACCGATAGTGAGTGCAGCAATGGATACCGTTACGGAGTCACGCCTTGCTATAGCAATAGCACGCGAGGGCGGCATTGGAATAATACATAAAGCAATGACCCCTGAAAATCAAGCATTAGAGGTTAATAAGGTAAAAAAATCGGAAAGCGGTATGATTGTTGACCCCGTAACAATATCTCCCGGCTCACTGGTTAAAGACGCACTGATTCTTATGGAAAAGTACCGTATATCCGGTGTTCCGGTTACGGAAAACAACAAATTGATAGGAATTCTCACTAACAGGGATTTGCGGTTTGAAACTGATACATCAAAGAAAGTCAGTCAGGTTATGACCGGCATTAATCTTGTTACCGCCAAAGAAGGAACTAATTTAGATGAGGCAAAGGAACTCCTGCACCAGCATAAGATAGAGAAGCTTCCCATTGTTGATAAAAACTTTAACCTTATGGGGTTAATAACCATAAAAGATATCGAAAAGAAAAAGAAGTATCCCAATGCCTGTAAAGATAAGTACGGCAGACTACGGGTGGGAGCGGCGGTGGGAATAGGCAAAGACGCTGTTGCAAGGGCTGAACTGCTGTGTGACAACGGTATAGATGTGGTTGTGATAGACACTGCACATGGGCACTCGGACGCTGTAATAAACACTTTGAAAGAGTTAAAAAAGAATTTTAAGATACCGGTACTGGCCGGCAATGTTGCAACAAAAGAGGCGGCACAGGAGCTTATAGAGGCAGGGGTGGATGGCATTAAGGTAGGAGTCGGCCCGGGCTCTATCTGCACAACACGGATAGTTGCAGGGGTCGGTGTGCCCCAGATAACAGCTATTATTGAGACCTGTGAGGTAGCGCATAAGCATGGGATACCGGTTATAGCAGACGGTGGGATTAAGTACTCAGGTGATGTAACCAAAGCACTGGCATCGGGGGCAAGCACGGTTATGATAGGGAATCTATTTGCAGGTACTGAGGAGTCACCGGGTGAGACTATCTTGTTTCAGGGCAGAAGTTATAAGGTTTACAGGGGGATGGGGTCACTCTCGGCCATGGCTGATGCTCAGAGCGCCAGGGACAGATATTTTCAGGGCGACATAGACGACGCAGGAAAGCTTGTTCCCGAGGGCGTGGAAGGAAGAGTGCCTTACAGAGGGCCGCTGTCGGAAACTGTTTATCAACTGGTCGGAGGCCTTCGTTCAGGCATGGGGTACTGCGGTTGCCGCACACTTGAGGAGTTGAGAGACAATGCACACTTTGTTCAGATTACAAATGCCGGCCTCAGGGAAAGCCATGTCCATGACGTTATAATAACCAAAGAATCACCCAATTATAGAACCGAATAATGTTTGAAGATAAAATCCTGATTTTGGATTTCGGTTCACAATACACACAGCTCATTGCGCGGCGCATACGAGAAAGACACGTTTATTCGGAGATATTTCCTTTTAATGCTCCATTTTATAAAGTAAAAAATTTTAATCCCAAAGGGATAATACTTTCCGGGGGGCCTGCAAGTGTGTTTGACAAAGACGCACATCTGATTGGCAAGGAAATCTTTTCACTTGGTGTGCCGGTTTTAGGCATATGTTACGGTATGCAGTTAATGGCACATCTGCTGGGCGGCGCCGTTGAGAAATCCGACAAAAAAGAATACGGCAAGACTGAGTTAACAGTTACCGACGACACGGACTTACTGTTTGGCCTGAGCAAAACCTCCACAGTGTGGATGAGCCACGGTGATATTGTCGTAAAGCCGCCCAACGGTTTTACAACGATGGGACAGACTCAAAATTCTTTATATGCTGCAATTGCTGACAGGTGCCGTAAATTCTACGCCCTTCAGTTTCACCCTGAGGTTGTACACACTGAGGAGGGCGGCACGATAATAAATAATTTTTTACATAACATATGCAACTGTGCCGCCACATGGGAGATGTCCTCATTTATAGAGTGGGCCACAGGGGAAATCAAAAGCACAGTCGGCGGTAACAAGGTAATTTGCGCTTTAAGCGGCGGTGTTGACTCATCCGTGGTTGCGCTTCTAATTCACAAAGCCATAGGGGAGCAACTGACCTGCATATTTGTTGACAACGGTCTTCTAAGAAAAGGTGAACGACAGAAGGTCGCAGATACTTTTCAAAAGCATTACCATATTAATCTGATAACGGTAGAGGCGTCTGATAGATTTTTGACCAAACTTGCCGGAGTAACCGAGCCGGAAAAGAAGAGAAAAATTATCGGCAATGAGTTCATCAAAGTGTTTGAGGAAGAGGCTAATAAGATAAAAGGTGTGGATTTTCTTGCACAGGGGACGCTCTATCCGGACGTTATAGAGAGCGTATCGTTTAAAGGGCCCTCTGCTACAATAAAGTCCCATCACAACGTGGGAGGACTCCCTGATGTGATGAAACTCAAGCTGGTTGAACCGCTTAGAGAGCTTTTTAAAGATGAGGTAAGGCTAATCGGGCTGGAGCTGGGGCTGCCTGAGGAGATATGCTATCGACAGCCTTTTCCAGGCCCCGGGCTTGCCATAAGGTGTATTGGTGAGATTACTGCAAACCGCCTGCATATTCTCAGAGAGGCGGATGCCATAGTGCTTGAGGAAGTAAAACGTGCCGGGCTTTATAAAGATACGTGGCAATCATTTGCCGTCCTTTTGCCGATAAAAACTGTGGGGGTTATGGGTGATGAGAGAACTTATGAGCATGTAATAGCCATAAGGGCGGTAAACAGTGTGGATGGGATGACGGCGGACTGGGCAAAGTTTCCTTACGATGTTTTATCCAACATATCCAACCGGATAATAAACGAGGTAAAGGGCGTAAACAGAGTCGTTTACGATATAACGAGTAAACCTCCGGGTACTATTGAGTGGGAGTAAGATTTTTCAGTTTATTGGATTCATGAAGGGATATTTATAAGGGGAAAGGGCTTCACCATTTCATCTTGATAATCCCGCAGGGTATAGCGGCACAGGGGCTGTCGGGGAGATTCATTAAAAAAAGGAGGGGCAACCCCCTCCTTTTTTGTGATATATATATTGTTAAATCTAAAATCCCAGAACGTTCTTATTGCCCCCCGGACCAGATGTGCTGTCGTCCTCGCAGATGTAACCAAGTACGTTACGTTTAGGGTTTGTTGTTCCCTGGAAACAGGACATTGTCATACTTTTGCAGTTAAGGTCTGAGCCGGTTGAGGCTAAAGAAAGTTTAGCGCCATAGGCAGTGACTGAGTTAACTGTACCACCGGTTTCAGTGGTAATGTCCTTACTTTCTGAACCAAATGTAACACTCTGGCTGCTAAAGGAGATCATTTTTGTGATGCCGGCTCCTAAGGTGGCAGTGAATGTGTTTGCTGTGCCTACAGGTTTGGTGCTTGAACTGGTTACAGCTACAGATACTGTAGCCTCAGCGGTGGCGGCATTGGATAAAAAACAATAAACAACATTACTGGGGTTGGTGTGAAGATACGGCATATAGTAATACACGTTAGAGGCGGCGCCGACGTGAGCAGGATTCATACCACTAATTCCTATAAACATTGAAACAGTCAGTGCAAGGGTTACTACCGCCAAAATTATCATTTTCTTAATCTTCATACTTGTCTCTCCTTTAATAATTTATTAAGTTTTAGAATTCTAATAAGTTTCTTAAGCCACCGGCTCCGGCTGTGCTGTCATCCTCACACAAGAATCCGGCAACATTTCTTTTAGGATTTGATGTTCCCTGAAAACATGTTAAGATTTCATTTTTGCAATTAACGTCTCCTCCCGTGCTTGAAACAACCCTAAGGTGGCCTGAAAAAGGCTCAGAGCTGCCAACATCGGTAGAGAACAAAACACTATCTTCAGATGAGCCGGTTAGCGGTACAAGGTACAAACCCTGGCCACTGAATCTAAACATTCTTGTTGTCCCTGCGGCTACAGTTGAAGCAAATGACTGTGTCCCCTGAGCAGGCTTTGTATTGTAACCGCTGGTCACCCCAAATGAAACTTTTACTTCAGCAGATGATGAATTTGACAGAAGACAATAGGTTACGTTGTTTGCATTGGAATGAAAATACGGTAAGTAAAATCTAACGCTTTTTGCAGTAGCCCCTACCACCGAATTATTAAAATTAGCCGTTACCATAGCCTTTGATGCAAAATTTACTGTACATTGATTTGAGCTTGCCGAGTTGCAGCCACTCCACGATGAAAAGACTGACTGCGATGAGGCTGTTGCCGTTAGTGTAATCTGTGCACCGGTTGTTTGCGAGGAAAGAATTCCCTTTGGGCCTTTCCATGTTATTGTGCCGGTATTGGCGGTTATTGTTCCGTCACCGAAACCGTTTTTAATTACATATAGGGCATCTGTTACTGTTGCCCCCGAAAAAGTTGCATAATAGTTCTTATCGCCGCCTCCTCTGAATCCTGGTCCGGGCAGTGGTGATTTTGCCTGCTCTGCTGCGCTGCGCTCATATCCGATCCTTTTTGCCGTGAAGTAGTTATACATTTCCGTCCCTGCCGGAGCAAAACTAAAAACCATTATGAGCAGTGTCAGAAAGGACAAAATGTACATAGGATTAAATATTGCTGTAGGCGCAGTAAAATTATCTTTTACATACTCCTCAATTGTGTTGACCATCCCTTATTTTCCTCCAAAACTGTTTGATTAAATGTTCACAATATACTACACTTTCGTCTTACCCCTTAATCACCTTAATCTTCCACCCCCCCTGAAAATAACCTTAATGCACCTATGCATGCTATTTCTTTACTTTCTCAAATTTTATCGTTATCACTTTACCGGGAGCAAAAACAGCTGCACAATCGCTTCCGGTAACTGTATTACAACCATTCCATGAGAAGATGACAGACTGAGATGATGCTGTCCCCATAATTGACAACTTTTGTCCTTGTTTTAACGCACCTATCTTTCCCACAGGGCCTTTCCATGATATAGTATTGCCCACAGCAGAAACCGTACCTCCGCCTGTGCCTTCTTTCACAATGTAAAGGACGTCAGGGGATGAAGCCGTAACAGCTGCAGCATGGAATTTCCCATCTCCGCCCGGAGGGCGAATTCCAAAGCCGGTCTCAGACTTCCGGTCTCTGAAATCAGGGGAAACTGAGTGCTCACTGACAACTAAGGCCTGCGGTGTGCTTAAAGAGCCCTTTAACATCTGAAAATCCGGAACAGCCCTGAATGTTGTAAGCACAATGCTCAGGAAAGACAGCACATATACAGGATTAAATATGGGATGTGCCGTAAAAAAACCTCCACCCATTATCTTTACATCTTCTCTCATTACCCCTCCATAACGATATCAGCACAATTCCACAGAAATTGTTTTAAAGTTAAAAAAACTTAAACTGATAAACCAATTGCAATAGCTAAAAAATCAGGAGACATTTTTACTAAACCTTATATCTATTCACCTGCAAGGGTCTGGAAAGTGTGATGGTGGAGCTCTTCCTCAGCCAGAATCTGCTCAAAAAGCAGCCTCGTAGTTGAGTCACCCTCATCATTAGCCTGTTTGATTATTTTTTTATAGAGTGCAATAGCATACTCCTCTTCCCTGATATTCTTCTGCAGCATTTCCTGCTCTGTGCCGGTAATATCCACAGGGTCAGGCGCGGTTACAGGCACGTCACCAAGGTAGGTAAGTCTCTCGGCGATTTTTTCTGCATGGAGCATCTCCTGCATAGCTATCACCCGAAACTCGGTACTTATAAATTTTGCCCTTTTACCTTTTATCATTATATGCTGAAACATGTACTGGATGCTTACCTGTAACTCCCTTGCTATTGCTGCATTTATTAGTTTTTTAAGTTCTGCACTTGCCACTTTTTCCCCCTTAGTAAAATAATAATAACAATAGAGAATAGTACAATAAGCGCTATCTCTTTGTCAACAAAACTGTGGAGCCGCCTCTGACTCTGCCAACCAGTTGTATTACATAATCAGCACTACACAACACACACAAGAAGAAAGGAATAAAAGCAGGCAATCTGTAACGTGCCATTGCTAAGTAGTGGGCTGTTGCAACCAGAAAAACCACCGTAGAAATTGAAAATATGAATAAAACAGTCTCTC
It contains:
- a CDS encoding cytochrome c; its protein translation is MKGGVLKLLIAVVGLNVFFAYIGLYFLPQSESRPPKESKIEKGISQEDLIAVGEQIVFGKGQCMVCHPVKTEVGMRAPAISTIGAEMDKSAKERNMKFDSYVFEALVNPAEYIQKGFENMMPSIHKPPTSLTEGELIAVSAYLQSKGAKVDLSYPESVPVLQAEIDKEAKKGGK
- a CDS encoding cytochrome c, which produces MLKIYPIIAAIGLLITVVSVFKKSPFFNFLGLLTLIYGLLKSAGLFMPPFPGQVITMYMAMSVFSLFIYFSIQEKTFEAFLEPMRAVLADDNKLILRILIVFIAIPVFAGYITYEKVKPNYEPPVSARIVHPEPVSSIEFRGKPITIIGLENPLRKDTANFEKNFEAGKKIYYQNCFYCHGDDLDGRGHLSQGYNPVPLPFRGTDTIAQLPESFVFWRVAKGWRGLPSGSGPWNSSMPSFEDFLTEDEIWQVIIFIYEATGNKPRS
- a CDS encoding c-type cytochrome; protein product: MKRILLTILLTVVLCSAWYSPAGADDSQGKKLYNGWCAQCHGYDGDAKSYTDKFSVPKPRDFTMGTYKFRSTPSGDPPTDADITKVVRDGNPGTSMPPWDRFTDDEVKAIVAHVKTFAPDAFKDAGKPITIGTPPKASADLIAKGKELFNKAKCVECHGTAGRGNGEKGWQDNFKNDWGDSIMPADYTHPWELRNGSAVEDIYRTISVGLSGTPMTSYMDSLKDEDRWALAVFIKSLQQQRKLGVALKVKKAASIPAKADDPAWDSVEFMDLPMGGQLMFEPRDFTPLITNVRVRGLYTDKELAFMVEWSDKKPNNGSDGKPADSIWIQFPVKVTEAVEKPYFFMGDKKHPVFLWNWKASAAGDVVEQIAKGNENVEDLPKKDVTVITSYNDGLYRVVYKRALKTGGKDDFEVIPGKFVPFSIAAFDGQNGESGIKGAVSAWYYLMLEPSTPLKVYVLPPLVALFVLVGGVSLSRSLKSKK
- a CDS encoding nitrous oxide reductase accessory protein NosL, which translates into the protein MILLDFPGPKAQMIYTNNRNDFFCGTLDLFTFYLQPDSPKNIAAIYVNDMGKEDWNKPTGHWIDARSALLVYGGEVRGAMGDVLVPFSVESQANDYIKKYRGKLVGFNDVNMDMLRPFMSGHHKK
- the dnaX gene encoding DNA polymerase III subunit gamma/tau, giving the protein MAYIVLARKWRPQSFDDLTGQETVAKILRNALAEKRVAHAYLFSGPRGVGKTTTARIFAKALNCERGPTPEPCLKCPQCLSVAGGSFLDVIEIDGASNTGVDDARDIREKVKYTPSSGKYKVYIIDEVHMLSVQAFNALLKTLEEPPPHAVFIMATTSPQKVIPTVLSRCQHLQFKRIPSEKIIERITHITTTEGFSITAEAANLLAKAADGSMRDALTLLDQIVSISPEITQSSVNTLLGLVNINVVKDVFESLFTGDRKAILQWVDYLYENGYDLKIFLRNLIDYTRDVLVSLYVNPQDNPHRKLCSEELVVVLLSELVKADGLLKTAFSTRIVLEMFLIKASFLSDLKPIAGLIEEFKSMSAKGADNAPPAGQTQPDTLKREKLNHEDKKTVEIEKTESKVPQMEDIVESVENKTETASALSVEPAGDIPAKPETVVSLWEKLLDVISDENSPLWSRLKEAAAEVTEDKVTLSYGAGLDIHKQPILKHVTYIEGILEKLSGNKYKLIFKEGKKVDKPKPDLKQAALSDPRVKEAMDLFDATFVKVEPREKAGK
- a CDS encoding YbaB/EbfC family nucleoid-associated protein, with the protein product MSKKMLGNIMREAQKLQEKMMKMQEEASQKTAEASAGGGMVTAVASGAGAIVSIAIDKEVVNPDDVEMLQDLVVAACNEALKRAHDLVQDDLSKVTGGLQLPGMPDISGLFGK
- the recR gene encoding recombination mediator RecR; translation: MSQGIIETLVNELTRLPSIGRKTAQRLAFFILSMPDDEAKSIAGAILAVKERARLCSVCFNIAEGLTCALCADTSRDSDKICVVEEPGSIAVIEKTGFFKGLYHVLHGNLSPIDGITPEKLKLNALTERVRTGTISEVILATNPNTKGEMTAQYIANLLRPFNISITRIAYGLPMGGDIEFADEVTMGKSFQGRTNL
- the guaB gene encoding IMP dehydrogenase produces the protein MRVDDIRLGLTFDDVLLVPRKSSALPSEVNVETWLTKDIKMNIPIVSAAMDTVTESRLAIAIAREGGIGIIHKAMTPENQALEVNKVKKSESGMIVDPVTISPGSLVKDALILMEKYRISGVPVTENNKLIGILTNRDLRFETDTSKKVSQVMTGINLVTAKEGTNLDEAKELLHQHKIEKLPIVDKNFNLMGLITIKDIEKKKKYPNACKDKYGRLRVGAAVGIGKDAVARAELLCDNGIDVVVIDTAHGHSDAVINTLKELKKNFKIPVLAGNVATKEAAQELIEAGVDGIKVGVGPGSICTTRIVAGVGVPQITAIIETCEVAHKHGIPVIADGGIKYSGDVTKALASGASTVMIGNLFAGTEESPGETILFQGRSYKVYRGMGSLSAMADAQSARDRYFQGDIDDAGKLVPEGVEGRVPYRGPLSETVYQLVGGLRSGMGYCGCRTLEELRDNAHFVQITNAGLRESHVHDVIITKESPNYRTE